The Triticum urartu cultivar G1812 chromosome 5, Tu2.1, whole genome shotgun sequence genome contains the following window.
GCCGATCAGGGGTGCGCGGTCGCCACCCTGGAGCACGCCGGTTCCAACGCAGCTTTTGGAAGAAGAAAAACGTTTTCAGAAACGAAACAGAAGCATAGGAGTAGGTACTACTAGCTTGGTAAAATTCCTGTCCCAGTCGTGTGGCCTGTTCACAGGGCTCCGGCTGCATTCAGCCGAAGAAAATTCAAGAGATTATAAAGCATCGTCGTCCATCTAACCAGTTGCCAGCTTAAAAACCCACGCACGCGCACCCTCCTTAAAACCCCGCGCGCAGCACGCGCCTTGACCACTCCCGCCCATCTCCTCTCCGCGACACGACCAAGCGGACGCCCCGAGGGAGCCCGCCCAGAGCCAGACAAACCAGCCCATACACAAGAGCCGGGACAGGAAGAGAGCCCATCGACGGCCATGGCGATGGGCGCcgaggccggcggcggcggcgcgcggcggcgcggGTGCGCGTGCGCCAAGGCGGACTTCTTCCCGGAGGAGTCGTTCTCGAGCTGGGCGGCGTACGGGCGCGCGCTGCGGAGCACGGGGCCGCGGCTGGCGGACCGCCTCACGTCGCGCTCCCTGGAGGCCACGGAGCTGCACGAGGTGCGCGCGCGGAGCGGCGCCGACATGAAGCGCGACCTCACCTGGTGGGACCTGGCCTGGTTCGGCGTGGGCGCCGTCATCGGCGCCGGCATCTTCGTGCTCACGGGGCAGGAGGCCAAGGAGGTGGCCGGCCCCGCCGTCGTCGTCTCCGGCGTCTCCGCCATGCTCTCCGTCTTCTGCTACACCGAGTTCGCCGTCGAGATACCCGTCGCAGGTACGTGCCACGTGCACACAACACATACGCATGCGTACCTAGGTGCTATATATCGGCCCGACGTGCATGATCTGGTTTAAGTTCGCAAGAGAAACACACAGGCATGATCCGCAGTTCAGGATTTCTCCCGTCGTCGCCGTCTGACGATTAATCAAGATGCTTTTCATTTCTCTTTGGTTGATTTGGTTAATGAAGAAACTTACTAAGTACTCCTTTCGATCCAAATTAATTGTCGCGGCTTTCGTACAACGTTAGAGGGAGTAGTTTTTGTAGTGAATTTGATGGATAAGAAGGCACGTTACAAATTGGAAAGATTCTCTGTCACTGCTAAAGAAGTCCAAACATGAAGCAGGCCCTTAAATTAGAAATACAGTTATAACAATTACACTTGTAGAGATTCTGAGCTATTTTGGCAATTTCCCGTCTAATTGCCAAATGAACCAGCGAAGGATGAGTATGCTTGATCTATAATCTTCACAGGGGGGACAAGATATCGGTTGAATTTACCATATGGACCGGCCTCTCGCTCACTTCGAATCTGGCCAACACGTCACTGCCCGCACTTACAACGTGACAGGATTTATACTTGTTCAGTTTTCCAGGGGACAAGTCAAAGCCCAGAGCAAGTGTGTGGCATTCTTTTCCACACTGATGCGATGCTATCCAGTCCAAGTGATGACTTGAGTTGAGACCGGCTCACATGGATCCTTGACCTCGCACGCCTTAATaagtttctttttctttttcttttcctttcaaAATGAACGGTGTTTAAAAAATAATATCGTTCGTCAATTCTCCTTGGACGTTGGGTGATAGATAGTTCACACTTCACCTCACCAAACTAGTCTCAAGTGACAAGTCCAGTACTACTGTTGATTTGGTCAAATACTCTGCTTTCTGAGAATTCTCCTCCTTTGACCGAATGCTAACAGTGTAAGTATAGTGACAGGGATGAGATGGGCGTCCGGTTTTTTCTTCTTATTATTATTTTATAAGAACCGTCAATTGAGTTCTACAAGCACGTTAcgttatactccctccgtccggaaatacttgtcggagaaatGGATGCATATAGACATATCTTAGTTCTAGAGACATTCGTTTTTATCGATTTCTTCGataagtattttcggacggagggagtactaataACTTCAGCAAGACATAGTTCAAGCGGAAAAAAACTACAGTtggtctaattcacatctagatatTTTTTAATGATGTCACATCTAACCTTCCATATATATAGTGCAATATAAAAAAATTAGGACAAAAAAATAGACCACGAATAAAGTGAACATCAATTTATGTCATATCTAAATGTGTCATAGATAGATCCAATAGCATGAACTTACTTGTACATAAATGTTTTAACCAACTTTATGTTTGTGCTAGTACTTTGTCAACTAGCCAAATTGACGAATTATTCAGTTCCAGTATACTAGATTTTCTAGGAAATTCTGGCGTGCCATGTGAAGATAGAAACAGAGCGTAGTAAgggcaatgctacatccacgtaacgGTTTACCTAAGGTTACGAACTAATCTAACGTGGGACTATTTGATCGGATTAAAGGAGGGGgctaggcccaccccacctgaaaatcaggggagggTTCGGGGGCATGTTTAAATTAGTTGGAGTTTTGGTAGCAGCTACATGGTCCTTCATAGGTTTAGGATTTGGATCTGTTTAGaccacatctagatgtgacataggtATGTCACAATTAACCTGATGTCCACTAGGTTTATGgtttttttttcagtttttttgCTTTATTGTTGTGTATTTGTGAGAGCTtggatgtgatatccttaaaaaACGTCTAGATGTGAATTAGGCAAATTATTAGGATTTTCGAGGTAGCAACTATATAAGTGTTGGCATTTCATCAgcagaaaaataaaataaaataagcgCTCGACAAAATTCTTGCGAAGGATCGGCTTCGATCAATCCCTGACGGCTGACGAAGAAGGTTGATAAAAAGAATGGCTGCATTGCAGGCGGTTCGTTCGCGTACCTCCGGGTGGAGCTGGGCGACTTCATGGCGTTCGTGGCGGCGGGCAACATCCTCCTCGAGTACTGCAtcggcggcgcggcggtggcGCGCGCCTGGACCTCCTACTTCGCCACGCTGCTCAACCACCAGCCCGGCGACTTCCGCATCCACGCCCCCGCCCTCTCCCCCCACTACTCCGAGCTCGACCCCATCGCCGTCGTGGTCATCACGCTCATCTGCGCCCTCGCCGTCCTCAGCACCAAGGGCTCCTCTCGCTTCAACTACCTCCTCTCCATCCTCCACCTCGCCGTCATCGCCTTCATCATCGTCGCCGGCCTCACCAAGGCCGACACGTCCAACATGCGCGACTTCACGCCCTTCGGCACCCGCGGCATCTTCGCCGCCTCAGCCGTCCTCTTCTTCGCCTACATCGGCTTCGACGCCGTCAGCACCATGGCCGAGGAGACCAGGAACCCCGCCCGCGACATCCCCATCGGCCTCGTGGGGTCCATGGCCGTCACCACCGCGCTCTACTGCGTGCTCGCCGTCACGCTGTGCCTCATGCAGCCCTACGGCGCCATCGACAAGGACGCGCCCTTCTCCGTCGCCTTCGCCGACCGGGGCATGGACTGGGCCAAGTACGTCGTCGCCTTCGGCGCGCTCAAGGGGATGACCACCGTGCTGCTCGTCAGCGCCGTCGGCCAGGCGCGCTACCTCACGCACATCGCCCGCACGCACATGATGCCGCCCTGGCTCGCGCAGGTGCACCCCAGGACCGGCACGCCCGTCAACGCCACCGTCGTCATGCTCCTCGCCACCGccgtcatcgccttcttcaccGACCTCGGCATCCTCGCCAACCTCCTCTCCATCTCCACGCTCTTCATCTTCATGCTCGTCGCCGTCGCGCTGCTCGTCCGCCGCTACTACGTCACCGGCGAGACCACCGCCGCCGACCGCAACAAGCTCGTGGCCTGCATCGCCGCCATCCTGGCCACGTCCGTGGCGACGGCCACGTGCTGGGGCCTGAACGTGGACGGGTGGGTGCCGTACGCGGTGACGGTGCCGGCGTGGCTGGCGTCGACGGTGTGCCTGTGGGCGCTGGTGCCGCAGGCGAGGACGCCCAAGCTGTGGGGGGCGCCGCTGGTGCCGTGGCTGCCGTCGGCGTCCATCGCCATCAACATCTTCCTGCTGGGCTCCATCGACGCCAAGTCGTTCGAGAGGTTCGGGATATGGAGCGCCGCGCTGCTCGTCTACTACCTCTTCGTCGGCCTGCACGCCTCCTACGACGAGGCCAAGGCGATCGCCGCGGAGGCCcgcgccggcaaggtggaggacGGGGACGCTGGGCAGATGGCGCCGCCGACCAACGGCAAGTGATACTAGATATCATCAGCGCGCGGTTCGTCGCCCCATACATAAGACGTGAAATTGTGAATCATAGTGGGATTGTATAGTAGAGTGTGTCAGTATGATATGCACATGCACCATCGACCAGAACCTACTCGAGTACCCGTGGAATTGCAACCGTGTGACAAGTTTATGTTAGGATGACAAGGTAAATCTCCTAAAATTTGCTAGTGTTGCGTCTGAGCTTAAAGTTTTAAAATTTGTATTCAACTTCAAGTGTGAAAGTGCAGGCTGTATTGGCATCCATGGCAATCAGTGCTCACTCAGAACATCTCTAGCAGATCTCCTATCTCTTCTTCCTATTCCATTTCCCTAATTTTCTTTTTAGGAGAATCACTGTTGCTCATCTAGCAAAACCTCTATCCTAAAAAAATTATTTTGTCTAATCTTCAATACATTTTCAAACTTACATAAAATATATTAATTAAAAACTTGACACGGTTCGTCGTCGTTGACCGCACACGGCGGTTCCTTGGCGTCCTCCATCCCCCATAGCGGTTCTTCTGTAGCGCCGATAAGTTGGAGATGGGCTGTAGCGATGATTGCCAATCGTCCACCACCTTTGGCGACAGCTCCTTGTCACCCTCCGTCTCATGTGGCGCCTCCTCAACACCCAGCCACAGTCGCAGCGACAGGTCGTGCGGGCATGGATGCGCGATAGAGAAGGGGAAGGGGGGAGGTGTGCCTCGTTGCCGACAGTCCGTCGGGCAGGAGAAGCGGCTCTCGGCCACAGTGAGGGCGTAGGTGCGCTAGTGGTAGCAACGTAACAGAGATCGCGTCGGCAAGTGGGAGGAGGAATAGAGTGAGAGAAAGAGAAGCACTGTCAAACCTAGCCAAATGGGTCAGTCTTAGCATGCTGCCCATGTGGGCCTTTTGCGACATGTTTATAATCGGGTCATGCCTTTGACTTTTGAGGCTGGGCACGGGTACCCACACAACACGCCATGTTTAATGGGCCGCCATACCGGCCCGTGTAAGAAGGGGTCGTACCTGGGGCGGGAGGGTAGCACGCGTGCTGGCCCAACATGGACCGTGTACTTTGCGTGCCTGGGTGGGTCGTGTCATGCCTGGCACGACTTATGTACTTGGTGTGCCTAGGTGGGTCGTGCCATGCCTAGCCCATAAAACCTATTTGACCACATTTAAGCGTTGTTGGGTATGGACAAAGCTCTCCACTCTTATAGGAGAGTAGGTAGTGCGGGAGTATTCGCACATAAATCACAGTAGAGCGAATGGCTTGACCCTATGGTGCATTGCCACACGATTCGTGCACTCAATCAAACGGCCCATGGGTCGTTTGCTCGGAAAACATTGTCACCTGACGTTAGTGGTTTAGCATTTAGGATTACGTTACATTGGATATGTCCATAAAATATGGACGCAAATATCCGATGATCGATCGTCGGGGAGGGAGGCTCCAACGACTGAATTTGTCGCTCGGACGAGCTGCTCCCAGGAACAAATCGGTCCCCATCGATCGTTCGCCAGGGGACGGGCCAGGGCGAACCCCCATTGGCCCATAGGCCCAGTTTACTGTTTTTTATTTAAATGTAGTGGGTGAAAAAACATATTTTCTTGTAAAAACAGAGAAAAAAT
Protein-coding sequences here:
- the LOC125510520 gene encoding cationic amino acid transporter 1-like, translated to MAMGAEAGGGGARRRGCACAKADFFPEESFSSWAAYGRALRSTGPRLADRLTSRSLEATELHEVRARSGADMKRDLTWWDLAWFGVGAVIGAGIFVLTGQEAKEVAGPAVVVSGVSAMLSVFCYTEFAVEIPVAGGSFAYLRVELGDFMAFVAAGNILLEYCIGGAAVARAWTSYFATLLNHQPGDFRIHAPALSPHYSELDPIAVVVITLICALAVLSTKGSSRFNYLLSILHLAVIAFIIVAGLTKADTSNMRDFTPFGTRGIFAASAVLFFAYIGFDAVSTMAEETRNPARDIPIGLVGSMAVTTALYCVLAVTLCLMQPYGAIDKDAPFSVAFADRGMDWAKYVVAFGALKGMTTVLLVSAVGQARYLTHIARTHMMPPWLAQVHPRTGTPVNATVVMLLATAVIAFFTDLGILANLLSISTLFIFMLVAVALLVRRYYVTGETTAADRNKLVACIAAILATSVATATCWGLNVDGWVPYAVTVPAWLASTVCLWALVPQARTPKLWGAPLVPWLPSASIAINIFLLGSIDAKSFERFGIWSAALLVYYLFVGLHASYDEAKAIAAEARAGKVEDGDAGQMAPPTNGK